The following proteins are co-located in the Cardiocondyla obscurior isolate alpha-2009 linkage group LG12, Cobs3.1, whole genome shotgun sequence genome:
- the LOC139106793 gene encoding kinectin isoform X9, protein MDVQTGLIYVGIVVLSAAAIAFISMFGIREKSYEEAIAEQRKLPDDLLSSKKDKNKEKKHKNKTGKKVKEKKEEKDDKEDKDERPEHVQFEETPQILPPDPPVQESNKGNKKKGKLEKIKSILVNKDEPSVIVTELNPSQLPLAEANHFDLIHPKDDLELVRSQSKENLQQITQTETMEKVNKSPKDTPTKSKKNRESVKKRDENSKDEKQDLNTYTNASSANKETTREVKEQQQKDTPVKEVKEIVKEAVQQLPNKEPKKTKKKNDILSQIDGDAVNVELLMLCIQKAELSRSEIQSLTNQLLNKQQDNPLEYSEWTEGRADPVIKLKKQLAEKEKALADEHEANVAFQNKLKELRAEFNTEKSRLLSNIRQLDEMFNAKNTEAQTLQTRLQHILESHVAEKQGFARQIDQLQSKLNEDASIIHKLQEDQGQTQGHLQQELMAQRKQMEVQFAQIRENENALKSQLAQKHGEMQELQNELQATCESSTAEIDMLRQQVGIMQGQLIHSEGQLQHFKEANDRLQDVARQLEESHRAHTELDHRLKSAHRHEQELQKQVNSLQAELNHAKNEANETPTLKIELNKAQTELIKLKSELSATMNEAQSEAAEIIALKNALSNKEEELKRSQDKVYAVQNDLQQSNVQVTRLESELNSVQKKMDVLKVDFDYSLKESKNEANKYQNEVYTLQKQLADFQIELDQTRSQIRESNAMASEVKALQTEINRLQNNEKKTGDEHLHIVKLQEENDRLRTELTNAIEKQKELQQQYEEKKNRIDVALATTTEPQHANLEDKALLEKLTTELTHKEEEFNKIDERLHLLESDADQHQQFIRQLKEALEVQKCKNNELRTKNWKVMEALSAAESRAKSNEETAVKEVTQKIKQEQEEITKAFLQRIFPEIKVAEKTYEHWIKSFETKICNSLSELKQKNADQLIPDLETQNKSLQGMVLHYQQIIHDTEGMLNKLQSHIESEETRWQSQLRQKENEVANLRIELKDMQTKLISNEEFKQRVKELEVCVEQNRTGILFNAAQKGTSCGDSNELVTLEQLQEEKARLSQELEVECNKRATLDAEVTKLRSLVENSEASLVYEKNLVTQLQQEVSQLKNEICGGCSSSEQSVLNGPPLSDSLQSESTKKTMAKRRRFAE, encoded by the exons ATGGATGTTCAGACGGGACTTATATATGTTGGCATTGTTGTCCTCTCCGCTGCAGCCAttgcttttatttcaatgtttGGTATAAGAGAAAAATCTTATGAAGAAGCAATTGCCGAACAGAGAAAGCTACCTGATGATTTGCTGTCAA GcaaaaaggataaaaataaagaaaaaaagcataaaaataaaacgggaaagaaagtaaaagagaagaaagaagagaaggatGATAAGGAAGATAAGGATGAAAGACCCGAGCATGTACAATTTGAAGAAACCCCTCAAATATTGCCTCCTGATCCACCAGTGCag GAGAGTAACAAAGGCAataagaagaaaggaaaacttgaaaagataaaatcaaTTCTCGTAAATAAAGATGAGCCATCAGTCATTGTGACTGAATTAAATCCTTCGCAGCTTCCCTTGGCAGAAGCTAACCATTTTGATCTTATTCATCCAAAAGATGACCTTGAACTCGTGCGGAGTCAGAGT AAGGAGAATCTTCAGCAGATTACCCAAACTGAAACCATGGAGAAAGTCAACAAATCACCAAAGGATACTCCGACTAAATCGAAGAAAAACAGGGAATCagtaaaaaagagagatgaaAATAGTAAAGATGAAAAACAAGATCTTAATACTTACACTAATGCATCATCTGCTAATAAAGAAACTACAAGGGAAGTAAAAGAACAACAACAAAAAGATACGCCTGTGAAAGAAGTGAAGGAAATTGTCAAAGAGGCAGTTCAGCAGTTACCGAACAAAGAAcccaaaaaaacgaaaaaaaagaatgatatTTTATCTCAGATCG atGGGGATGCAGTTAATGTTGAATTATTGATGCTATGTATTCAAAAAGCAGAGCTTAGTCGATCTGAAATACAGAGCCTCACGAATCAACTCTTGAATAAACAGCAGGACAATCCGTTAGAATATTCAGAGTGGACGGAAGGTCGCGCTGACCctgttattaaattgaaaaaacaattggcggaaaaagagaaagcatTAGCCGATGAGCACGAAGCGAATGTGGCATTTCAAAACAAATTAAAGGAATTGCGAGCTGAATTTAATACAGAAAAATCGAGACTATTATCGAATATTAGACAACTCGACGAAATGTTCAACGCTAAAAACACTGAAGCTCAAACATTGCAAACTCGACTTCAACATATTTTGGAAAGTCATGTTGCAGAAAAACAAGGTTTTGCTAGACAGATTGATCAACTGCAGAGTAAATTAAATGAGGATGCCAGCATTATTCACAAATTGCAAGAAGATCAAGGACAAACTCAGGGACATTTACAGCAAGAATTGATGGCGCAACGAAAGCAAATGGAAGTACAATTTGCACAAATACGTGAAAATGAGAATGCATTGAAATCACAATTGGCCCAAAAACATGGGGAGATGCAGGAATTGCAAAATGAACTGCAAGCGACTTGCGAAAGTAGCACCGCAGAGATAGATATGTTACGTCAGCAAGTAGGAATAATGCAAGGTCAATTGATACACTCAGAAGGACAATTACAACACTTTAAGGAGGCAAATGATCGATTACAAGATGTTGCTAGGCAACTTGAG GAATCTCATCGTGCACACACCGAATTAGATCATAGATTAAAAAGCGCACATCGACACGAACAAGAATTGCAGAAGCAAGTAAATTCACTGCAGGCTGAATTAAATCATGCGAAAAATGAAGCTAATGAAACGCCTACCTTAAAAATAGAACTTAACAAAGCTCAAACggaattgataaaattaaaatcagagCTGTCAGCCACAATGAATGAAGCTCAATCAGAAGCAGCTGAAATTATAGCCTTGAAAAATGCATTAAGTAACAAAGAAGAGGAACTAAAAAGATCGCAGGATAAAGTTTATGCTGTTCAAAATGATTTGCAACAATCCAATGTGCAAGTTACACGTCTGGAATCTGAATTGAATTCTGTCCAGAAGAAGATGGATGTATTAAAAGTCGATTTTGATTATAGTTTAAAGGAATCAAAGAACGAAGCAAACAAGTATCAAAACGAAGTATACACACTACAAAAACAGTTAGCAGATTTCCAGATAGAATTAGATCAGACTCGTAGTCAGATTAGAGAATCTAATGCGATGGCGAGTGAAGTAAAAGCTTTGCAAACTGAAATAAATAGATTGCAGAACAATGAGAAAAAAACAGGAGATGAACATCTTCATATTGTGAAACTGCAAGAAGAGAACGATAGACTGCGTACTGag CTTACGAACGCTAtagagaaacaaaaagaacTTCAACAACAatacgaagaaaagaaaaatcgtatAGATGTAGCACTAGCCACTACTACTGAACCTCAACATGCCAATTT aGAGGATAAAGCTTTActagaaaaattaacaacaGAGTTAACGCACAAAGAAGAGgaattcaataaaatagaTGAACGATTACATTTATTAGAGAGTGATGCAGATCAACACCAACAGTTTATTAGGCAATTAAAAGAAGCTTTAGAGGttcaaaaatgtaaaaataat GAACTACGCACAAAGAACTGGAAAGTAATGGAAGCTCTTTCTGCTGCTGAGTCGCGTGCCAAATCTAACGAAGAGACAGCCGttaaa gaaGTAACacagaaaattaaacaagaaCAAGAAGAAATAACTAAGGCATTTCTACAAAGGATATTCCCTGAGATTAAAGTGGCTGAGAAAACATATGAACATTGGATCAAATCTTTTGAAACTAAAATATGCAATAGTTTAAGCgaattaaaacagaaaaacgCAGATCAACTAATTCCAGATTTGGAGACACAAAACAAAAGTTTACAAGGCATGGTTTTACATTATCAACAAATTATTCACGATACG gaaggTATGCTTAATAAACTACAGAGTCATATAGAATCTGAGGAAACACGATGGCAATCGCAACttcgacaaaaagaaaatgaagtgGCAAACCTTAGAATAGAACTCAAAGACATgcaaactaaattaatttcaaatgagGAG tTTAAACAGAGAGTTAAAGAATTGGAAGTTTGCGTGGAACAAAATCGTActggaatattatttaatgccgCGCAGAAAGGTACATCGTGTGGAGATAGCAACGAGCTTGTTACTTTAGAACAATTGCAagaa GAGAAGGCCCGTTTATCGCAGGAATTAGAAGTAGAATGTAATAAGAGGGCGACATTGGACGCTGAAGTTACAAAATTGCGTTCTCTTGTTGAAAATAGTGAAGCGAGTTTAGTGTACGAGAAAAATCTTGTTACACAACTTCAACAAGAAGTATCCCAACTGAAG AATGAAATTTGTGGCGGTTGTAGCAGTTCGGAGCAGTCTGTGTTAAACGGTCCACCCTTATCGGATTCTCTTCAATCTGAG TCCACTAAGAAAACCATGGCAAAACGGCGCAGATTCGCAG AGTAA
- the LOC139106793 gene encoding putative leucine-rich repeat-containing protein DDB_G0290503 isoform X6 has translation MDVQTGLIYVGIVVLSAAAIAFISMFGIREKSYEEAIAEQRKLPDDLLSSKKDKNKEKKHKNKTGKKVKEKKEEKDDKEDKDERPEHVQFEETPQILPPDPPVQQITQTETMEKVNKSPKDTPTKSKKNRESVKKRDENSKDEKQDLNTYTNASSANKETTREVKEQQQKDTPVKEVKEIVKEAVQQLPNKEPKKTKKKNDILSQIDGDAVNVELLMLCIQKAELSRSEIQSLTNQLLNKQQDNPLEYSEWTEGRADPVIKLKKQLAEKEKALADEHEANVAFQNKLKELRAEFNTEKSRLLSNIRQLDEMFNAKNTEAQTLQTRLQHILESHVAEKQGFARQIDQLQSKLNEDASIIHKLQEDQGQTQGHLQQELMAQRKQMEVQFAQIRENENALKSQLAQKHGEMQELQNELQATCESSTAEIDMLRQQVGIMQGQLIHSEGQLQHFKEANDRLQDVARQLEESHRAHTELDHRLKSAHRHEQELQKQVNSLQAELNHAKNEANETPTLKIELNKAQTELIKLKSELSATMNEAQSEAAEIIALKNALSNKEEELKRSQDKVYAVQNDLQQSNVQVTRLESELNSVQKKMDVLKVDFDYSLKESKNEANKYQNEVYTLQKQLADFQIELDQTRSQIRESNAMASEVKALQTEINRLQNNEKKTGDEHLHIVKLQEENDRLRTELTNAIEKQKELQQQYEEKKNRIDVALATTTEPQHANLEDKALLEKLTTELTHKEEEFNKIDERLHLLESDADQHQQFIRQLKEALEVQKCKNNELRTKNWKVMEALSAAESRAKSNEETAVKEVTQKIKQEQEEITKAFLQRIFPEIKVAEKTYEHWIKSFETKICNSLSELKQKNADQLIPDLETQNKSLQGMVLHYQQIIHDTEGMLNKLQSHIESEETRWQSQLRQKENEVANLRIELKDMQTKLISNEEFKQRVKELEVCVEQNRTGILFNAAQKGTSCGDSNELVTLEQLQEEKARLSQELEVECNKRATLDAEVTKLRSLVENSEASLVYEKNLVTQLQQEVSQLKNEICGGCSSSEQSVLNGPPLSDSLQSERLDNNISGMQPPLASQALLTALENTLLKNTEFANCSITKPVSLMSQTEQEIENNSLTTKYSSKSCHMTDHNTQANWNSMIDQQHKKRKKKRKGGSGKK, from the exons ATGGATGTTCAGACGGGACTTATATATGTTGGCATTGTTGTCCTCTCCGCTGCAGCCAttgcttttatttcaatgtttGGTATAAGAGAAAAATCTTATGAAGAAGCAATTGCCGAACAGAGAAAGCTACCTGATGATTTGCTGTCAA GcaaaaaggataaaaataaagaaaaaaagcataaaaataaaacgggaaagaaagtaaaagagaagaaagaagagaaggatGATAAGGAAGATAAGGATGAAAGACCCGAGCATGTACAATTTGAAGAAACCCCTCAAATATTGCCTCCTGATCCACCAGTGCag CAGATTACCCAAACTGAAACCATGGAGAAAGTCAACAAATCACCAAAGGATACTCCGACTAAATCGAAGAAAAACAGGGAATCagtaaaaaagagagatgaaAATAGTAAAGATGAAAAACAAGATCTTAATACTTACACTAATGCATCATCTGCTAATAAAGAAACTACAAGGGAAGTAAAAGAACAACAACAAAAAGATACGCCTGTGAAAGAAGTGAAGGAAATTGTCAAAGAGGCAGTTCAGCAGTTACCGAACAAAGAAcccaaaaaaacgaaaaaaaagaatgatatTTTATCTCAGATCG atGGGGATGCAGTTAATGTTGAATTATTGATGCTATGTATTCAAAAAGCAGAGCTTAGTCGATCTGAAATACAGAGCCTCACGAATCAACTCTTGAATAAACAGCAGGACAATCCGTTAGAATATTCAGAGTGGACGGAAGGTCGCGCTGACCctgttattaaattgaaaaaacaattggcggaaaaagagaaagcatTAGCCGATGAGCACGAAGCGAATGTGGCATTTCAAAACAAATTAAAGGAATTGCGAGCTGAATTTAATACAGAAAAATCGAGACTATTATCGAATATTAGACAACTCGACGAAATGTTCAACGCTAAAAACACTGAAGCTCAAACATTGCAAACTCGACTTCAACATATTTTGGAAAGTCATGTTGCAGAAAAACAAGGTTTTGCTAGACAGATTGATCAACTGCAGAGTAAATTAAATGAGGATGCCAGCATTATTCACAAATTGCAAGAAGATCAAGGACAAACTCAGGGACATTTACAGCAAGAATTGATGGCGCAACGAAAGCAAATGGAAGTACAATTTGCACAAATACGTGAAAATGAGAATGCATTGAAATCACAATTGGCCCAAAAACATGGGGAGATGCAGGAATTGCAAAATGAACTGCAAGCGACTTGCGAAAGTAGCACCGCAGAGATAGATATGTTACGTCAGCAAGTAGGAATAATGCAAGGTCAATTGATACACTCAGAAGGACAATTACAACACTTTAAGGAGGCAAATGATCGATTACAAGATGTTGCTAGGCAACTTGAG GAATCTCATCGTGCACACACCGAATTAGATCATAGATTAAAAAGCGCACATCGACACGAACAAGAATTGCAGAAGCAAGTAAATTCACTGCAGGCTGAATTAAATCATGCGAAAAATGAAGCTAATGAAACGCCTACCTTAAAAATAGAACTTAACAAAGCTCAAACggaattgataaaattaaaatcagagCTGTCAGCCACAATGAATGAAGCTCAATCAGAAGCAGCTGAAATTATAGCCTTGAAAAATGCATTAAGTAACAAAGAAGAGGAACTAAAAAGATCGCAGGATAAAGTTTATGCTGTTCAAAATGATTTGCAACAATCCAATGTGCAAGTTACACGTCTGGAATCTGAATTGAATTCTGTCCAGAAGAAGATGGATGTATTAAAAGTCGATTTTGATTATAGTTTAAAGGAATCAAAGAACGAAGCAAACAAGTATCAAAACGAAGTATACACACTACAAAAACAGTTAGCAGATTTCCAGATAGAATTAGATCAGACTCGTAGTCAGATTAGAGAATCTAATGCGATGGCGAGTGAAGTAAAAGCTTTGCAAACTGAAATAAATAGATTGCAGAACAATGAGAAAAAAACAGGAGATGAACATCTTCATATTGTGAAACTGCAAGAAGAGAACGATAGACTGCGTACTGag CTTACGAACGCTAtagagaaacaaaaagaacTTCAACAACAatacgaagaaaagaaaaatcgtatAGATGTAGCACTAGCCACTACTACTGAACCTCAACATGCCAATTT aGAGGATAAAGCTTTActagaaaaattaacaacaGAGTTAACGCACAAAGAAGAGgaattcaataaaatagaTGAACGATTACATTTATTAGAGAGTGATGCAGATCAACACCAACAGTTTATTAGGCAATTAAAAGAAGCTTTAGAGGttcaaaaatgtaaaaataat GAACTACGCACAAAGAACTGGAAAGTAATGGAAGCTCTTTCTGCTGCTGAGTCGCGTGCCAAATCTAACGAAGAGACAGCCGttaaa gaaGTAACacagaaaattaaacaagaaCAAGAAGAAATAACTAAGGCATTTCTACAAAGGATATTCCCTGAGATTAAAGTGGCTGAGAAAACATATGAACATTGGATCAAATCTTTTGAAACTAAAATATGCAATAGTTTAAGCgaattaaaacagaaaaacgCAGATCAACTAATTCCAGATTTGGAGACACAAAACAAAAGTTTACAAGGCATGGTTTTACATTATCAACAAATTATTCACGATACG gaaggTATGCTTAATAAACTACAGAGTCATATAGAATCTGAGGAAACACGATGGCAATCGCAACttcgacaaaaagaaaatgaagtgGCAAACCTTAGAATAGAACTCAAAGACATgcaaactaaattaatttcaaatgagGAG tTTAAACAGAGAGTTAAAGAATTGGAAGTTTGCGTGGAACAAAATCGTActggaatattatttaatgccgCGCAGAAAGGTACATCGTGTGGAGATAGCAACGAGCTTGTTACTTTAGAACAATTGCAagaa GAGAAGGCCCGTTTATCGCAGGAATTAGAAGTAGAATGTAATAAGAGGGCGACATTGGACGCTGAAGTTACAAAATTGCGTTCTCTTGTTGAAAATAGTGAAGCGAGTTTAGTGTACGAGAAAAATCTTGTTACACAACTTCAACAAGAAGTATCCCAACTGAAG AATGAAATTTGTGGCGGTTGTAGCAGTTCGGAGCAGTCTGTGTTAAACGGTCCACCCTTATCGGATTCTCTTCAATCTGAG CGGTTGGATAATAATATATCTGGAATGCAGCCTCCTCTAGCGTCTCAGGCTCTGTTAACTGCGTTAGAAAATACTCTGCTCAAGAATACAGAGTTTGCAAACTGTTCCATTACGAAACCTGTCAGTTTGATGAGTCAAACTGAACAAGAAATTGAGAACAACTCCCTTACTACAAAATATTCCTCCAAATCCTGTCATATGACAGATCACAACACACAGGCTAATTGGAACTCAATGATTGACCAGCAACATAAAAAGCgcaagaaaaagaggaag GGTGGTTcaggaaaaaaataa
- the LOC139106793 gene encoding kinectin isoform X8: MDVQTGLIYVGIVVLSAAAIAFISMFGIREKSYEEAIAEQRKLPDDLLSSKKDKNKEKKHKNKTGKKVKEKKEEKDDKEDKDERPEHVQFEETPQILPPDPPVQESNKGNKKKGKLEKIKSILVNKDEPSVIVTELNPSQLPLAEANHFDLIHPKDDLELVRSQSKENLQQITQTETMEKVNKSPKDTPTKSKKNRESVKKRDENSKDEKQDLNTYTNASSANKETTREVKEQQQKDTPVKEVKEIVKEAVQQLPNKEPKKTKKKNDILSQIDGDAVNVELLMLCIQKAELSRSEIQSLTNQLLNKQQDNPLEYSEWTEGRADPVIKLKKQLAEKEKALADEHEANVAFQNKLKELRAEFNTEKSRLLSNIRQLDEMFNAKNTEAQTLQTRLQHILESHVAEKQGFARQIDQLQSKLNEDASIIHKLQEDQGQTQGHLQQELMAQRKQMEVQFAQIRENENALKSQLAQKHGEMQELQNELQATCESSTAEIDMLRQQVGIMQGQLIHSEGQLQHFKEANDRLQDVARQLEESHRAHTELDHRLKSAHRHEQELQKQVNSLQAELNHAKNEANETPTLKIELNKAQTELIKLKSELSATMNEAQSEAAEIIALKNALSNKEEELKRSQDKVYAVQNDLQQSNVQVTRLESELNSVQKKMDVLKVDFDYSLKESKNEANKYQNEVYTLQKQLADFQIELDQTRSQIRESNAMASEVKALQTEINRLQNNEKKTGDEHLHIVKLQEENDRLRTELTNAIEKQKELQQQYEEKKNRIDVALATTTEPQHANLEDKALLEKLTTELTHKEEEFNKIDERLHLLESDADQHQQFIRQLKEALEVQKCKNNELRTKNWKVMEALSAAESRAKSNEETAVKEVTQKIKQEQEEITKAFLQRIFPEIKVAEKTYEHWIKSFETKICNSLSELKQKNADQLIPDLETQNKSLQGMVLHYQQIIHDTEGMLNKLQSHIESEETRWQSQLRQKENEVANLRIELKDMQTKLISNEEFKQRVKELEVCVEQNRTGILFNAAQKGTSCGDSNELVTLEQLQEEKARLSQELEVECNKRATLDAEVTKLRSLVENSEASLVYEKNLVTQLQQEVSQLKNEICGGCSSSEQSVLNGPPLSDSLQSESTKKTMAKRRRFAGWFRKKITSKNKLR, from the exons ATGGATGTTCAGACGGGACTTATATATGTTGGCATTGTTGTCCTCTCCGCTGCAGCCAttgcttttatttcaatgtttGGTATAAGAGAAAAATCTTATGAAGAAGCAATTGCCGAACAGAGAAAGCTACCTGATGATTTGCTGTCAA GcaaaaaggataaaaataaagaaaaaaagcataaaaataaaacgggaaagaaagtaaaagagaagaaagaagagaaggatGATAAGGAAGATAAGGATGAAAGACCCGAGCATGTACAATTTGAAGAAACCCCTCAAATATTGCCTCCTGATCCACCAGTGCag GAGAGTAACAAAGGCAataagaagaaaggaaaacttgaaaagataaaatcaaTTCTCGTAAATAAAGATGAGCCATCAGTCATTGTGACTGAATTAAATCCTTCGCAGCTTCCCTTGGCAGAAGCTAACCATTTTGATCTTATTCATCCAAAAGATGACCTTGAACTCGTGCGGAGTCAGAGT AAGGAGAATCTTCAGCAGATTACCCAAACTGAAACCATGGAGAAAGTCAACAAATCACCAAAGGATACTCCGACTAAATCGAAGAAAAACAGGGAATCagtaaaaaagagagatgaaAATAGTAAAGATGAAAAACAAGATCTTAATACTTACACTAATGCATCATCTGCTAATAAAGAAACTACAAGGGAAGTAAAAGAACAACAACAAAAAGATACGCCTGTGAAAGAAGTGAAGGAAATTGTCAAAGAGGCAGTTCAGCAGTTACCGAACAAAGAAcccaaaaaaacgaaaaaaaagaatgatatTTTATCTCAGATCG atGGGGATGCAGTTAATGTTGAATTATTGATGCTATGTATTCAAAAAGCAGAGCTTAGTCGATCTGAAATACAGAGCCTCACGAATCAACTCTTGAATAAACAGCAGGACAATCCGTTAGAATATTCAGAGTGGACGGAAGGTCGCGCTGACCctgttattaaattgaaaaaacaattggcggaaaaagagaaagcatTAGCCGATGAGCACGAAGCGAATGTGGCATTTCAAAACAAATTAAAGGAATTGCGAGCTGAATTTAATACAGAAAAATCGAGACTATTATCGAATATTAGACAACTCGACGAAATGTTCAACGCTAAAAACACTGAAGCTCAAACATTGCAAACTCGACTTCAACATATTTTGGAAAGTCATGTTGCAGAAAAACAAGGTTTTGCTAGACAGATTGATCAACTGCAGAGTAAATTAAATGAGGATGCCAGCATTATTCACAAATTGCAAGAAGATCAAGGACAAACTCAGGGACATTTACAGCAAGAATTGATGGCGCAACGAAAGCAAATGGAAGTACAATTTGCACAAATACGTGAAAATGAGAATGCATTGAAATCACAATTGGCCCAAAAACATGGGGAGATGCAGGAATTGCAAAATGAACTGCAAGCGACTTGCGAAAGTAGCACCGCAGAGATAGATATGTTACGTCAGCAAGTAGGAATAATGCAAGGTCAATTGATACACTCAGAAGGACAATTACAACACTTTAAGGAGGCAAATGATCGATTACAAGATGTTGCTAGGCAACTTGAG GAATCTCATCGTGCACACACCGAATTAGATCATAGATTAAAAAGCGCACATCGACACGAACAAGAATTGCAGAAGCAAGTAAATTCACTGCAGGCTGAATTAAATCATGCGAAAAATGAAGCTAATGAAACGCCTACCTTAAAAATAGAACTTAACAAAGCTCAAACggaattgataaaattaaaatcagagCTGTCAGCCACAATGAATGAAGCTCAATCAGAAGCAGCTGAAATTATAGCCTTGAAAAATGCATTAAGTAACAAAGAAGAGGAACTAAAAAGATCGCAGGATAAAGTTTATGCTGTTCAAAATGATTTGCAACAATCCAATGTGCAAGTTACACGTCTGGAATCTGAATTGAATTCTGTCCAGAAGAAGATGGATGTATTAAAAGTCGATTTTGATTATAGTTTAAAGGAATCAAAGAACGAAGCAAACAAGTATCAAAACGAAGTATACACACTACAAAAACAGTTAGCAGATTTCCAGATAGAATTAGATCAGACTCGTAGTCAGATTAGAGAATCTAATGCGATGGCGAGTGAAGTAAAAGCTTTGCAAACTGAAATAAATAGATTGCAGAACAATGAGAAAAAAACAGGAGATGAACATCTTCATATTGTGAAACTGCAAGAAGAGAACGATAGACTGCGTACTGag CTTACGAACGCTAtagagaaacaaaaagaacTTCAACAACAatacgaagaaaagaaaaatcgtatAGATGTAGCACTAGCCACTACTACTGAACCTCAACATGCCAATTT aGAGGATAAAGCTTTActagaaaaattaacaacaGAGTTAACGCACAAAGAAGAGgaattcaataaaatagaTGAACGATTACATTTATTAGAGAGTGATGCAGATCAACACCAACAGTTTATTAGGCAATTAAAAGAAGCTTTAGAGGttcaaaaatgtaaaaataat GAACTACGCACAAAGAACTGGAAAGTAATGGAAGCTCTTTCTGCTGCTGAGTCGCGTGCCAAATCTAACGAAGAGACAGCCGttaaa gaaGTAACacagaaaattaaacaagaaCAAGAAGAAATAACTAAGGCATTTCTACAAAGGATATTCCCTGAGATTAAAGTGGCTGAGAAAACATATGAACATTGGATCAAATCTTTTGAAACTAAAATATGCAATAGTTTAAGCgaattaaaacagaaaaacgCAGATCAACTAATTCCAGATTTGGAGACACAAAACAAAAGTTTACAAGGCATGGTTTTACATTATCAACAAATTATTCACGATACG gaaggTATGCTTAATAAACTACAGAGTCATATAGAATCTGAGGAAACACGATGGCAATCGCAACttcgacaaaaagaaaatgaagtgGCAAACCTTAGAATAGAACTCAAAGACATgcaaactaaattaatttcaaatgagGAG tTTAAACAGAGAGTTAAAGAATTGGAAGTTTGCGTGGAACAAAATCGTActggaatattatttaatgccgCGCAGAAAGGTACATCGTGTGGAGATAGCAACGAGCTTGTTACTTTAGAACAATTGCAagaa GAGAAGGCCCGTTTATCGCAGGAATTAGAAGTAGAATGTAATAAGAGGGCGACATTGGACGCTGAAGTTACAAAATTGCGTTCTCTTGTTGAAAATAGTGAAGCGAGTTTAGTGTACGAGAAAAATCTTGTTACACAACTTCAACAAGAAGTATCCCAACTGAAG AATGAAATTTGTGGCGGTTGTAGCAGTTCGGAGCAGTCTGTGTTAAACGGTCCACCCTTATCGGATTCTCTTCAATCTGAG TCCACTAAGAAAACCATGGCAAAACGGCGCAGATTCGCAG GGTGGTTcaggaaaaaaataacttcGAAAAATAAACTACGCTAG